GCATTCTCCTTATGACCTTGAAGGTAGATGGTCAAACCAAACAAAACTGCTGAAAAAACAAGTAGGTAAACTGTGGCTGATAAATTGATGCCCCCCTCATTTAAGAAGGTCTTGATCAATTCCATCAACTGATAGCTTGGTAGGCGCTTCCCGATTGCTTGCATCCAGTCTGGAAATAAAGAGACGGGCATCCAGAGTCCGCCTAAAACAGCCAAGCCAAAGTAAAGAAGATTGCCCACGACAGACATCAGCTGACTGGACGGTAAGAGAGTAAGGGTTAAGCCAAGTGCTACAAAGGCAACACTTCCTACTATCAGCAAGAACGCAGCCCCAATCCAGTTTCCAAGAGACATATCCACACCTCTTACAAAATGCCCAACTGAGAAAACAACCAGAATTGAGACCAAATAATCAACCATCATACTTGTTATCTTTGATAGATAATATTCTACCATATTTACAGGGCTATGACGTAATATTTTCTGCCAGTTGTTGATCTTATCGGTATGTAAAACAACTGGGAATGAAAAGATAGCTGTCGACATCATGGAAAAGGCTGTCATGGAGATGAGGTAATCACGCATAAAATTAGCCGGTCCACCTGGTGTTTCCTGGTACATGCCTGAAAAGAATAAATAGAAGGCTGTCGGCATCCCTATGGATAATAGATAATAGACTAATTGTCGTTTGGTCAATAGAAATTCTATCTTGTTTAGTGCGGTCCATCGTTTCATCTTAGTCATCTCCCTTTTGTGTTTCTTCAAAGATTGTATCTAGCAAGCTACGATTATTGACTTCAATTTCTTGAATCCTACATCCTGCTTGCACTAACAGTTGCCAAAAAGCATCCGCTTCACGTGTAACTACTTGCAAAGCATCTTGTTTTTGTGACCAGTTTTCAACCAAGTTAGACTGCTCAATGACTTCCTTGTATGCTAGAGGAAGGATAAAGTGCTTTTCAATCTCCTCACTGCGCATGGCTAGAGGTGTTGTATCGCGAATCAACTCTCCCTTATTCAAGACCAAGATTCGGTCCGCTGTATGCTCTACCTCTTCGATATAATGGGACGAATAGAGAATGGTGACTCCCTGCGCTTTTAGATCCTGGACAATTTCCCAAAAACGTTGACGAGTTGAGGTATCCATGGCCGCAGTTGGCTCATCCAAAAAGACAAGCTTTGGTCGGCCAATCAAGGTCAAGACAAAAGAGAAGAGACGCTTTTGCCCACCTGACAATTTTTCTGCCAACTGTTCTTTTTGTTGCTTGTCAAACTGCAATAGTTGATCGATCTCCTGGTTGCTCAAGGGATTTGGGTAAATGCTTTGAAAGAAAGCAATCAACTCTTTGACCTTTAATTTCTGAACGATAACATTTTCTTGAGGCAGGTAGCCTCTAATATAGTCTAACTGAGAACTCGTCACTGGCAAGCCTTGGATGGATACTTGACCGCTGGTGACCAGTTTATCTCCAAGCAAACAGTCCAAGAGTGTGGTCTTCCCAGCACCATTGGGACCAATCAAGGCGACGCATTCACCTTCAGCTACCTCAAAGGAAATATCCTTCAAAATAGCTTTACCCTTTATGTCTTTATTTAGGCTTTCTACCTTAATCATGTTCATAATACTCTCCTTTCAGCCATTCTATCCCCATCGGAAAGGCGATAAAAATCATAAATCCTAGTCCCCAGACACCACGGATGAATTGGTGAAGGAAGGCTTGATCAAACCAACCTGTAAACATTTCTACCAACCATACCACTAGTGATAGTCCAATAAAAAGATAAAGAAACGCTTTTTTCATTTTTCAAACTCCTTTTTCACATCTGAGACTAATTTCAAACCTTCTCGGATAAGCCAGGACATCATTCCAAATCCTGCAAATAGCTCCCAAGGAAAATGATAGAAATCTTCATCCAATCCTGAGAACATGAGATAAGTCATGACTCCTGCTGCTACTAAACTCATCGCGACAATTACTTTATGTTTCATTTTTTCTTCCTCCACTTGATACATCTAGTATAATTCTTTGAAGCTAGAATCACTAGAAGCTTCTGTCATGAGGAGATATGACAAATGTCATAAAAAGTTCAGTCAGCTACCAACTCAAAAACTCATTGCAAACCAAAAAGATCGGGAATCTTTTCCCGACCTCTTTTGTTTTCTATTTCATTCTTATTCCACACTAAAAAGATATGGATACACTGGTTGTTGACCTTGGTGGATTTCTACTTCAACATCTTCGAATTCTTCTGCGATTTCTTGGGCAATTTGGTTAGCCAATTCTTCACTTCCATCTTCACCGATATAGAAGGTTACGATTTCACTGTCTTCGTCCAACATATGTTTCAAGGTTTCAGTCAGAGTTTGGTGCATATCAGGGTTTGATACGAGGATCTTCCCATCTACCATACCCAGATTATCGTTTTCATGGATTTCTAAACCATCAATAGTCGTGTCACGCACAGCTGTTGTGACGCTTCCGCTAACAACATCGCCAAGGGCTGCAGTCATGCGTTCTTGGTTTTCTTCGATAGACTTGCTTGGGTCAAATGCTAGAAGGCTAGTCAATCCTTGAGGAATTGTACGAGCTTCTACTACAACAGCTGGTTGTTCCAATACTTCAGCTGCAGATTGAGCTGCCATGAAGATGTTTTTGTTGTTTGGCAAGAAGATGATGTTACGAGCATTCACTTTCTCAACAGCTTTGACAAAGTCTTCTGTCGAAGGGTTCATGGTTTGTCCACCCTCGATAACATAATCCACGCCTTGAGAACGGAAGATATCTGCTAGACCTTTACCAGCAACGACAGCAATCAAAGCATATTCTTTTTCTTCAGCTGGCTCGCTAACTTGAGCGGCTTCTTTTTCAACCTGTGCTTCGTGTTGGTTCCGCATATTGTCAACTTTTACCTTGACCAAGCTACCATATTTGAGACCTTCTTGCATAACAAGTCCTGGATCTTCTGTATGGACGTGGACTTTGACGATTTCATCATCATTGACAACAAGGAGAGAGTCCCCGAGTTCATTCAAA
This window of the Streptococcus sp. 116-D4 genome carries:
- a CDS encoding ABC transporter permease, translating into MKRWTALNKIEFLLTKRQLVYYLLSIGMPTAFYLFFSGMYQETPGGPANFMRDYLISMTAFSMMSTAIFSFPVVLHTDKINNWQKILRHSPVNMVEYYLSKITSMMVDYLVSILVVFSVGHFVRGVDMSLGNWIGAAFLLIVGSVAFVALGLTLTLLPSSQLMSVVGNLLYFGLAVLGGLWMPVSLFPDWMQAIGKRLPSYQLMELIKTFLNEGGINLSATVYLLVFSAVLFGLTIYLQGHKENA
- a CDS encoding ABC transporter ATP-binding protein, producing the protein MNMIKVESLNKDIKGKAILKDISFEVAEGECVALIGPNGAGKTTLLDCLLGDKLVTSGQVSIQGLPVTSSQLDYIRGYLPQENVIVQKLKVKELIAFFQSIYPNPLSNQEIDQLLQFDKQQKEQLAEKLSGGQKRLFSFVLTLIGRPKLVFLDEPTAAMDTSTRQRFWEIVQDLKAQGVTILYSSHYIEEVEHTADRILVLNKGELIRDTTPLAMRSEEIEKHFILPLAYKEVIEQSNLVENWSQKQDALQVVTREADAFWQLLVQAGCRIQEIEVNNRSLLDTIFEETQKGDD
- a CDS encoding DAK2 domain-containing protein, translating into MSKITTSLFQEMVQAASTRLNKQAEYVNSLNVFPVPDGDTGTNMGMTIENGAKEVADKPASTVGEVASILAKGLLMGARGNSGVITSQLFRGFSQAINDKDELTGQDLALAFQSGVEVAYKAVMKPVEGTILTVSRGAAIGAKKKAEQTDDAVEVMRAALEGAKTALAKTPDMLPVLKEVGVVDSGGQGLVFIYEGFLSALTGEYIASEDFVATPANMSEMINAEHHKSVAGHVATEDITFGYCTEIMVALKQGPTYAKDFDYEEFRNYLNELGDSLLVVNDDEIVKVHVHTEDPGLVMQEGLKYGSLVKVKVDNMRNQHEAQVEKEAAQVSEPAEEKEYALIAVVAGKGLADIFRSQGVDYVIEGGQTMNPSTEDFVKAVEKVNARNIIFLPNNKNIFMAAQSAAEVLEQPAVVVEARTIPQGLTSLLAFDPSKSIEENQERMTAALGDVVSGSVTTAVRDTTIDGLEIHENDNLGMVDGKILVSNPDMHQTLTETLKHMLDEDSEIVTFYIGEDGSEELANQIAQEIAEEFEDVEVEIHQGQQPVYPYLFSVE